Proteins from a genomic interval of Acidimicrobiales bacterium:
- the glnA gene encoding type I glutamate--ammonia ligase, giving the protein MEQRTPDEVLALVRDEEVEFVDLRFCDLPGVMQHVSIPASQLSETQFEDGHGFDGSSVRGFQEIQESDMVLVADPNTAYLDPFRARKTLILHCFVADPVTGESYTRDPRYVASKAESYLYSTGVADTAYFGPEPEFFVFDDVRFETKGNSAFYMVDSIEGQWNTGKDEGPNLSYKPRTKQGYFPAPPMDHYQDLRSEMAATLHQVGIPTELHHHEVASGGQGEIGIRFDTLLNMGDKLMTFKYVCKNVAWAAGKSLTFMPKPIFQDNGSGMHTHQSLWKGGEPLFFAETGYAGLSDIARWYIGGLLSHAHALIAFTNPTTNSFKRLVPGYEAPVNLVYSQRNRSASCRIPLGQKSPKAKRVEFRCPDSTANPYLAFSAMLMAGIDGIQNRIEPPDPVDKDLYDLPPEELAEVPQVPGSLEEALDALEADNDFLKAGGVFTDDIIDTWVQYKRINEVDALRLRPHPYEFTLYYDI; this is encoded by the coding sequence GTGGAGCAACGTACGCCGGACGAGGTCCTGGCCCTGGTGCGCGACGAGGAGGTCGAGTTCGTCGACCTCCGGTTCTGCGACCTTCCCGGTGTCATGCAGCACGTCTCGATCCCCGCCTCCCAGCTGAGTGAGACCCAGTTCGAGGACGGGCACGGCTTCGACGGCTCGTCCGTGCGGGGCTTCCAGGAGATCCAGGAGTCCGACATGGTCCTGGTGGCGGACCCGAACACCGCCTACCTCGACCCGTTCCGGGCCCGCAAGACGCTGATCCTGCACTGCTTCGTTGCCGACCCGGTCACGGGCGAGAGCTACACGCGCGACCCGCGCTACGTGGCATCCAAGGCGGAGTCGTACCTGTACTCCACCGGCGTCGCCGACACCGCCTACTTCGGCCCCGAGCCCGAGTTCTTCGTCTTCGACGACGTGCGCTTCGAGACCAAGGGCAACTCGGCGTTCTACATGGTCGACTCCATCGAGGGCCAGTGGAACACCGGCAAGGACGAGGGCCCGAACCTCTCCTACAAGCCCCGCACCAAGCAGGGCTACTTCCCGGCGCCGCCGATGGACCACTACCAGGACCTGCGCTCGGAGATGGCAGCCACCCTCCACCAGGTGGGCATCCCCACCGAGCTGCACCACCACGAGGTGGCCAGCGGCGGCCAGGGCGAGATCGGCATCCGCTTCGACACCCTGCTCAACATGGGCGACAAGCTCATGACCTTCAAGTACGTGTGCAAGAACGTGGCGTGGGCGGCCGGCAAGTCACTCACCTTCATGCCCAAGCCGATCTTCCAGGACAACGGTTCGGGCATGCACACCCACCAGTCGCTCTGGAAGGGCGGCGAGCCGCTCTTCTTCGCCGAGACCGGCTACGCCGGGCTCTCCGACATCGCCCGCTGGTACATCGGGGGCCTGCTGTCGCACGCCCACGCCCTGATCGCCTTCACCAACCCGACCACCAACAGCTTCAAGCGGCTGGTGCCGGGCTACGAGGCGCCGGTCAACCTCGTCTACAGCCAGCGCAACCGCTCGGCGTCGTGCCGGATCCCCCTCGGCCAGAAGAGCCCCAAGGCCAAGCGTGTCGAGTTCCGCTGCCCCGACTCCACTGCCAACCCGTACCTGGCGTTCTCGGCCATGCTCATGGCCGGCATCGACGGGATCCAGAACCGCATCGAGCCGCCCGACCCGGTCGACAAGGACCTCTACGACCTGCCGCCCGAGGAGCTCGCCGAGGTCCCGCAGGTCCCCGGCTCGCTCGAGGAGGCGCTCGACGCCCTCGAGGCCGACAACGACTTCCTGAAGGCCGGCGGCGTCTTCACCGACGACATCATCGACACCTGGGTCCAGTACAAGCGGATCAACGAGGTCGACGCCCTGCGACTCCGCCCTCACCCCTACGAGTTCACCCTCTACTACGACATCTGA
- a CDS encoding glutamine synthetase family protein has protein sequence MERQQDYVMRTVEERGVRYVQLWFTDVLGTPKAFSITPAELENALDEGMTFDGSAIDGFSRVQESDVLAKPDPKTFQILPYGTDEDPVARVVCDIINLDGSPFQGDPRNVLRRTLEKAREQGFSFYAAPEIEYFYFAADDDPEPLDRGSYFELTASDITSRLRKETVLTIEEMGIPVEYAQHEDSPSQHEIDLRHTDGLTMADTVMSVRLVVKELAQKAGVYATFMPKPIAGMQGSGMHTHFSLFEGDSNAFHDPGDEHGLSKVAKGFIAGLLHHAPEITAVTNQWVNSYKRLVVGFEAPVYVSWARNNRSVIVNVPHSKRGKAESTRIEFRSPDPACNPYLAFSLVLAAGLKGIEERYELPPEAGTNLYALTPEELLAEGIEPLPGNLHEAIEAMERSELVAETLGEHVFEFFIRNKRAEWLDYKTQVSQFEIDRYLPRL, from the coding sequence GTGGAACGCCAGCAGGACTACGTCATGCGGACCGTCGAGGAGCGAGGGGTGCGCTACGTCCAGCTCTGGTTCACCGACGTGCTCGGCACGCCCAAAGCGTTCTCCATCACCCCGGCCGAGCTCGAGAACGCCCTGGACGAGGGCATGACCTTCGACGGCTCCGCCATCGACGGCTTCAGCCGGGTGCAGGAGAGCGACGTCCTCGCCAAGCCCGACCCCAAGACGTTCCAGATCCTGCCCTACGGGACCGACGAGGACCCGGTGGCGCGGGTGGTGTGCGACATCATCAACCTCGACGGCTCACCGTTCCAGGGCGACCCCCGCAACGTGTTGCGCCGCACCCTCGAGAAGGCGCGCGAGCAGGGGTTCTCCTTCTACGCCGCCCCGGAGATCGAGTACTTCTACTTCGCGGCCGACGACGACCCCGAGCCGCTCGACCGGGGCTCGTACTTCGAGCTCACCGCCTCGGACATCACCAGCCGCCTCCGCAAGGAGACGGTGCTGACCATCGAGGAGATGGGCATCCCGGTCGAGTACGCCCAGCACGAGGACAGCCCCAGCCAGCACGAGATCGACCTCCGCCACACCGACGGCCTCACGATGGCCGACACGGTGATGAGCGTGCGCCTGGTCGTCAAGGAGCTGGCCCAGAAGGCCGGTGTGTACGCCACGTTCATGCCCAAGCCCATCGCCGGGATGCAGGGGTCCGGGATGCACACGCACTTCTCGCTCTTCGAGGGCGACTCCAACGCCTTCCACGACCCCGGCGACGAGCACGGCCTCTCCAAGGTGGCAAAGGGGTTCATCGCCGGGCTGTTGCACCACGCCCCGGAGATCACCGCGGTCACCAACCAGTGGGTGAACTCCTACAAGCGCCTGGTGGTCGGCTTCGAGGCGCCGGTCTACGTCTCGTGGGCTCGCAACAACCGCTCGGTGATCGTCAACGTGCCCCACTCCAAGCGCGGCAAGGCGGAGTCGACCCGCATCGAGTTCCGGTCGCCCGACCCCGCCTGCAACCCCTACCTCGCCTTCTCCCTGGTGCTCGCCGCCGGGCTCAAGGGCATCGAGGAGCGCTACGAGCTGCCGCCCGAGGCCGGGACCAACCTCTACGCCCTCACCCCCGAGGAGCTCCTCGCCGAGGGCATCGAACCGCTGCCCGGCAACCTCCACGAGGCCATCGAGGCCATGGAGCGCTCGGAGCTCGTCGCCGAGACCCTCGGCGAGCACGTCTTCGAGTTCTTCATCCGCAACAAGCGGGCGGAGTGGCTCGACTACAAGACCCAGGTCAGCCAGTTCGAGATCGACCGCTACCTGCCTCGCCTCTGA
- a CDS encoding nucleotidyltransferase family protein has protein sequence MTGPAAQDPTGGAALARVLRACLAWERDEPAAGASWPAGISLQDAVEAHRVGPVLAPWRDRLGLTASDEAWLEAKQRRNTTVALAASRQLVELVAALDAAGIRVLTLKGIPLALRTTGNLAGRHCGDIDLLVDTADLAAADGVMRDLGYHTSVGPAASPLADPCRRLVLTMNNQLVFSAPGRQPVEIHWRLTKHELLPLPFDEAWAARTSMAVAGADVAILGDEHERLFVTVHAAKHHFMRMKWLVDVTRLLTDVDAASWVATCALAHRLGLAVTVEGSRAMAARLAPRRVQRVVGLSSSERRRAARLTTLMWSTCLRGEEGRLDRRFHALRMRRGLRYRAGVVGSAFPLRLLDTGASSLLLPFRRVPGWAQRMVERATTSR, from the coding sequence GCCGGCATCTCCCTGCAAGACGCGGTCGAGGCGCACCGCGTCGGCCCCGTGCTGGCACCGTGGCGCGACCGGCTCGGCCTCACGGCGAGCGACGAGGCCTGGCTCGAGGCCAAGCAGCGACGCAACACGACCGTGGCCCTCGCCGCGAGCCGCCAGCTCGTCGAGCTGGTCGCGGCACTCGATGCTGCCGGCATCCGGGTCCTGACCCTCAAGGGCATCCCGCTCGCCCTGCGCACCACCGGTAACCTCGCCGGCCGCCATTGCGGTGACATCGACCTCCTGGTCGATACCGCCGACCTGGCAGCCGCCGACGGCGTCATGCGAGACCTCGGGTACCACACGAGCGTCGGACCGGCCGCCTCTCCGCTCGCCGACCCCTGTCGGCGATTGGTCCTGACCATGAACAACCAGCTGGTCTTCAGCGCACCGGGTCGGCAGCCGGTGGAGATCCACTGGCGACTCACCAAGCACGAGCTGCTGCCCCTGCCGTTCGACGAGGCATGGGCCGCGCGCACCAGCATGGCGGTGGCCGGTGCCGACGTGGCGATCCTCGGTGACGAGCACGAGCGCTTGTTCGTCACCGTCCACGCCGCCAAGCACCACTTCATGCGGATGAAGTGGCTGGTCGACGTGACGCGCCTGCTCACTGACGTGGACGCGGCGTCGTGGGTGGCGACGTGTGCCCTCGCGCACCGCCTCGGCCTGGCGGTCACCGTCGAGGGATCACGGGCCATGGCCGCCCGGCTGGCTCCACGACGGGTTCAGAGGGTCGTGGGCCTGAGCTCCAGCGAGCGCCGGAGGGCTGCCCGGCTCACCACGTTGATGTGGTCGACGTGCCTCCGGGGGGAGGAGGGTCGGCTCGACCGCCGATTCCATGCGCTACGGATGCGGCGGGGACTCCGCTACCGGGCCGGTGTCGTCGGCAGCGCTTTTCCTTTGCGTCTGCTCGACACCGGAGCGAGCTCGCTCCTGCTCCCGTTCCGGAGGGTTCCCGGGTGGGCTCAGCGGATGGTGGAGAGGGCCACCACCTCCCGGTAG
- a CDS encoding nucleotide sugar dehydrogenase, with protein sequence MTKPDKVIVVAQGYVGLPVAMRAVDAGFDVVGFDVDANKIKQLAAGESFVEDIPNERLAAALATGRYTPTDTIETCAGFDYAVISVPTPLAEGTPDLSYIEEASRVVGRLLTAGATVILESTTYPGTTEDLVAPLLEKASGLIAGRDFHLGYSPERIDPGNPTWTFENTPKVVSGIDAASLAKVQGFFDQLVETTVAVSSPKEAELTKLLENTFRHVNIALVNELAMFAGDLGIDVWAAIDAASTKPFGYMRFTPGPGVGGHCLPIDPSYLSWQVKRTLGQSFRFVELANDINDHMPDYVVRRLTVALNRQQKAVNGSRILLLGLSYKKNTGDARESPSHDIARQLHALGADLRAADPHVLEVHAPPGVRRVEATAEEVGAADAVVLLVDHDDFDYQTVITNATYVLDCRRRLPASDNVEHL encoded by the coding sequence ATGACCAAGCCAGACAAGGTGATCGTCGTCGCCCAGGGCTACGTGGGTTTGCCCGTCGCCATGCGGGCCGTCGACGCTGGCTTCGACGTGGTCGGCTTCGATGTCGATGCCAACAAGATCAAGCAGCTCGCCGCCGGTGAGTCGTTCGTCGAAGACATCCCCAACGAGCGCCTTGCCGCCGCGCTGGCCACCGGCCGCTACACCCCCACCGACACCATCGAGACCTGCGCCGGGTTCGACTACGCCGTCATCTCCGTCCCAACGCCCCTGGCCGAGGGCACCCCCGACCTCAGCTACATCGAGGAAGCCAGCCGGGTAGTTGGACGGCTCCTCACCGCCGGCGCCACCGTCATCCTCGAGTCGACGACGTATCCGGGCACCACCGAGGACTTGGTGGCGCCCCTCCTCGAGAAGGCATCGGGCCTCATCGCCGGTCGGGACTTCCACCTCGGCTACAGCCCCGAACGCATCGACCCCGGCAACCCCACCTGGACCTTCGAGAACACCCCCAAGGTGGTCTCCGGCATCGACGCCGCGTCGCTAGCCAAGGTGCAGGGCTTCTTTGACCAGCTGGTGGAGACGACGGTGGCGGTCTCCTCCCCCAAGGAGGCCGAGCTCACCAAGCTGCTGGAGAACACCTTCCGCCACGTCAACATCGCCCTGGTCAACGAACTCGCCATGTTCGCCGGCGACCTCGGCATCGACGTGTGGGCCGCCATCGACGCCGCCAGCACCAAGCCCTTCGGCTACATGCGCTTCACCCCCGGCCCCGGCGTCGGCGGCCACTGCCTGCCCATCGACCCCTCCTACCTCTCCTGGCAGGTCAAGCGCACCCTCGGTCAGTCGTTCCGCTTCGTCGAGCTGGCCAACGACATCAACGACCACATGCCCGACTACGTGGTGCGGCGCCTCACCGTCGCCCTCAACCGCCAGCAGAAGGCCGTCAACGGCAGCCGCATCCTCCTCCTCGGCCTGTCGTACAAGAAGAACACCGGCGACGCCCGTGAATCCCCCTCCCACGACATCGCCCGACAGCTCCACGCCCTCGGCGCCGACCTGCGAGCAGCCGACCCCCACGTGCTCGAGGTCCACGCTCCCCCAGGCGTTCGACGGGTCGAGGCCACCGCCGAGGAAGTCGGTGCCGCCGACGCCGTGGTGCTCCTCGTCGACCACGACGACTTCGACTATCAGACGGTCATCACCAATGCCACCTACGTGCTCGACTGCCGACGGCGGCTTCCCGCCAGCGACAACGTCGAGCACCTCTGA
- the glnII gene encoding glutamine synthetase gives MPHKAEYIWIDGTEPTAKLRSKTKIVDDVTDLPIWGFDGSSTNQAPGKASDCVLRPVFTCPDPIRGGDNVLVMCEVLLTDMTPHATNTRAALVEVAERYADQEPLFGIEQEYTLLKDGRPLGWPSNGYPGPQGPYYCGVGSDEIWGRELVEEHTDACLAAGLALSGTNAEVMMGQWEFQIGPVGPLEVADQMWVARWLLYRLGEDHDIAATLDPKPIPGDWNGAGAHTNFSTKAMRESYEPIITAAEALGKKAREHIEQYGEGVDKRLTGLHETAPWTEFSYGVSDRGASVRIPWQVEKDGKGYIEDRRPNANVDPYVVTRLITDTCCSALA, from the coding sequence GTGCCCCACAAGGCTGAGTACATCTGGATCGACGGCACCGAGCCCACGGCCAAGCTCCGGTCCAAGACCAAGATCGTCGACGACGTGACCGACCTGCCGATCTGGGGCTTCGACGGCTCGAGCACCAACCAGGCGCCGGGCAAGGCCTCCGACTGCGTCCTCCGGCCCGTCTTCACCTGCCCCGACCCCATCCGTGGCGGCGACAACGTTCTGGTGATGTGCGAGGTGCTCCTCACCGACATGACCCCCCACGCGACCAACACGCGGGCCGCCCTGGTGGAGGTGGCCGAGCGCTACGCCGACCAGGAGCCGCTCTTCGGCATCGAGCAGGAGTACACCCTCCTGAAGGACGGGCGCCCGCTCGGCTGGCCGAGCAACGGCTACCCCGGCCCCCAGGGCCCGTACTACTGCGGCGTCGGCTCCGACGAGATCTGGGGTCGAGAGCTGGTCGAGGAGCACACCGACGCCTGCCTGGCCGCCGGGCTCGCCCTCTCGGGCACCAACGCCGAGGTGATGATGGGCCAGTGGGAGTTCCAGATCGGCCCCGTCGGCCCCCTTGAGGTCGCCGACCAGATGTGGGTCGCCCGCTGGCTGCTCTACCGCCTCGGCGAGGACCACGACATCGCCGCCACCCTCGACCCCAAGCCGATCCCCGGCGACTGGAACGGCGCCGGTGCCCACACCAACTTCTCCACCAAGGCCATGCGGGAGTCGTACGAGCCGATCATCACCGCCGCCGAGGCGCTCGGGAAGAAGGCGCGCGAGCACATCGAGCAGTACGGCGAGGGCGTCGACAAGCGCCTGACCGGCCTCCACGAGACCGCCCCCTGGACCGAGTTCAGCTACGGCGTGTCCGATCGGGGCGCATCGGTGCGCATCCCGTGGCAGGTCGAGAAGGACGGCAAGGGCTACATCGAGGACCGTCGCCCCAACGCCAACGTCGACCCCTACGTGGTGACCCGCCTCATCACCGACACCTGCTGCAGCGCTCTGGCGTAG
- a CDS encoding NAD-dependent epimerase/dehydratase family protein produces MPELSKVVVTGGAGFIGANLCRAFATDDRFGEVVAYDNLSTGNPANLDGFEVQLVEADILDAAALDDAVGGASAVVHLAARPSVSRSIADPMASHEANATGTMQVLEAVRRAGGPHLIVASSSSVYGANPTLPKTEDLLTAPLSPYAASKLATEAYALAHGHSFGLDVLAFRFFNVFGPLQPAGHAYAAVVPAFVAAALAGEALPVHGDGRQTRDFTYIGSLVDVMTDALLRRVASSTPVNLAFGGRFTLLEAIEVLEGILGHPLERRHEAPRSGDVRDSQADQTRLRSLVPDVEPVPFEEGLRHTVDWFSSLS; encoded by the coding sequence GTGCCTGAGCTGAGCAAGGTCGTCGTGACGGGTGGTGCGGGCTTCATCGGCGCCAACCTGTGCCGTGCGTTCGCCACCGACGACCGCTTCGGGGAGGTGGTCGCCTACGACAACCTCTCGACCGGCAACCCCGCCAACCTCGACGGGTTCGAGGTGCAGCTGGTGGAGGCCGATATCCTCGACGCCGCCGCGCTCGACGACGCGGTGGGCGGGGCGAGCGCGGTGGTGCACCTTGCGGCCCGGCCCAGTGTGTCTCGCTCGATCGCCGACCCCATGGCGAGCCACGAAGCCAACGCTACGGGCACCATGCAGGTGCTGGAGGCGGTGCGCCGGGCCGGCGGGCCGCACCTGATCGTGGCGTCGTCGTCGTCGGTCTACGGGGCCAACCCCACGCTGCCCAAGACCGAAGACCTCCTCACCGCCCCGCTCTCCCCTTACGCCGCCTCCAAGCTGGCCACCGAGGCCTACGCCCTGGCCCACGGCCATTCGTTCGGGCTCGACGTGCTGGCCTTCCGGTTCTTCAACGTGTTCGGTCCGCTGCAGCCCGCCGGCCACGCCTACGCCGCAGTGGTCCCGGCGTTCGTGGCCGCCGCGTTGGCGGGCGAGGCGCTGCCGGTGCACGGCGACGGCCGCCAGACGCGCGACTTCACCTACATCGGATCGCTGGTGGACGTGATGACCGACGCCCTCCTGCGCCGTGTCGCCAGCTCCACACCGGTGAACCTGGCCTTTGGCGGCCGGTTCACGCTGTTGGAGGCCATCGAGGTGCTGGAGGGCATCCTCGGCCATCCCCTCGAGCGCCGGCACGAAGCGCCCCGCTCCGGCGACGTGCGCGACTCGCAGGCCGACCAGACCCGCCTACGTTCCCTGGTGCCCGACGTGGAGCCGGTGCCCTTCGAGGAGGGGCTCCGCCACACCGTCGACTGGTTCAGCTCCCTGAGCTGA
- a CDS encoding response regulator transcription factor produces MEPILLFPDPAPPEVAQALDLGGHPWKAVADAGAAVELEPESGWAGALVCADVDPEGAFALCRNLRKRDEPFEPLLLLVTGAQLGELELRDDLFDDFCLAPVRQAELEARLKHLFWRAGRQTRPDLIEYGALALNLETYQAAISGRPLDLTYMEYELLKFLAQHPGRVFTRETLLSRVWGYDYYGGARTVDVHVRRLRAKLGEEEAHLISTVRSVGYRFGEARWGM; encoded by the coding sequence ATGGAACCGATCCTGCTCTTCCCCGACCCGGCGCCCCCCGAGGTGGCTCAGGCCCTCGACCTCGGTGGCCACCCGTGGAAGGCCGTCGCCGACGCCGGCGCGGCCGTCGAGCTCGAGCCGGAGAGCGGGTGGGCCGGGGCGCTGGTCTGTGCCGACGTCGACCCCGAGGGCGCCTTCGCCCTGTGCCGCAACCTGCGCAAGCGCGATGAGCCGTTCGAGCCGCTGCTGCTGCTCGTGACCGGCGCCCAGCTCGGCGAGCTCGAGCTGCGCGACGACCTCTTCGACGACTTCTGCCTCGCCCCCGTACGCCAGGCCGAGCTCGAGGCTCGCCTCAAGCACCTCTTCTGGCGCGCCGGCCGCCAGACCCGTCCCGACCTCATCGAATACGGCGCCCTCGCCCTCAACCTCGAGACCTACCAGGCCGCCATCTCCGGCCGGCCCCTCGACCTGACCTACATGGAGTACGAGCTGCTCAAGTTCCTCGCCCAGCACCCGGGCCGGGTGTTCACCCGCGAGACCCTGCTCAGCCGGGTGTGGGGCTACGACTACTACGGCGGCGCCCGCACCGTGGACGTCCACGTGCGGCGACTGCGCGCCAAGCTCGGCGAGGAGGAGGCCCACCTGATCTCCACCGTCCGCTCGGTCGGCTACCGCTTCGGTGAAGCCCGCTGGGGGATGTAA
- a CDS encoding ABC transporter ATP-binding protein: MEHHLGPALQEDLGDALVIEQSGGIGHRISRSWHDLTYGARHPGRRVAALAGLGVVAGLGESAVVVLVVRLAAGGTGLDSLPGADALPSGTVVLGGLALGVLAVLAAAHLASAVLTARVGAEAEHHVRLELLDTYLAAPWAAQSADRLGQLQDLVLRNASLVGHGAQQAATAVAAGVNLVVVVVAAAAISVWSTAGVVVIAALAVGVARPFRSRTQRVAHRAASTTAMLAAEVAETAQLAREVAVFGGRDAARARVADLVAVAAHQIEAVRTSATAVPALTRDVTVAVLVVGLVVVVGTVDVPLTVLGATVVLLLRALSHAQTIAGVSHRLAERTSNLERIRRQLAAWRTLRPAVRGSLPVDDVGEVVLEGVGYTYPGASRPALREVDLRIGRHEQVGIIGRTGAGKTTLAGLLLGVLEAGTGRLEVDGVPLGDLNPVSWRRLTAWVPQDPQLLTGTIAENIRFLRHELDDAAVLDAAEHAGLTPELAAWPDGIGHHAGPGGSSLSGGQRQRVALARALAGSPRLLVLDEPTSALDAHTEAAVRQALAALRATTTVVVIAHRLSTLDACDRVVVLDEGALVASGPAAELAQTSAYYREVVALSTIR; this comes from the coding sequence GTGGAACACCACCTCGGGCCGGCGCTCCAGGAAGACCTGGGAGATGCGCTCGTGATCGAGCAGAGTGGCGGGATCGGACACCGCATCTCCCGCTCCTGGCACGACCTGACCTACGGCGCCCGCCACCCGGGGCGGCGCGTGGCGGCGCTGGCGGGGCTCGGCGTGGTCGCCGGACTGGGCGAATCGGCGGTGGTCGTCCTCGTCGTCCGCCTGGCCGCCGGGGGGACCGGCCTCGACAGCCTGCCGGGCGCCGACGCCCTGCCGAGCGGGACGGTGGTGCTCGGTGGCCTGGCCCTCGGGGTGCTGGCCGTGCTGGCCGCCGCTCACCTGGCCTCGGCGGTGCTGACGGCGCGGGTGGGAGCCGAGGCCGAGCACCACGTGCGCCTCGAGCTGCTCGACACCTACCTGGCCGCGCCGTGGGCCGCCCAGTCGGCCGATCGGCTCGGCCAGCTCCAGGACCTGGTGCTGCGCAACGCCAGCCTGGTGGGCCACGGGGCGCAGCAGGCCGCCACCGCGGTGGCCGCCGGGGTCAACCTCGTGGTGGTCGTGGTCGCCGCGGCCGCCATCAGCGTGTGGTCGACCGCCGGCGTGGTCGTCATCGCCGCCCTCGCCGTCGGCGTGGCCCGCCCCTTCCGGTCCCGCACCCAGCGGGTCGCCCACCGGGCGGCGTCGACCACCGCCATGCTGGCCGCCGAGGTGGCCGAGACCGCGCAGCTGGCGAGGGAGGTCGCCGTGTTCGGTGGGCGCGACGCCGCCCGCGCCCGCGTGGCCGACCTCGTCGCCGTCGCCGCCCACCAGATCGAAGCGGTGCGCACGTCGGCAACGGCCGTCCCCGCCCTCACCCGCGACGTGACCGTGGCCGTCCTGGTCGTCGGGCTGGTCGTGGTGGTGGGCACCGTCGACGTCCCCCTCACCGTGCTCGGCGCCACCGTGGTCCTGCTGCTGCGGGCGCTCTCCCATGCCCAGACCATCGCCGGGGTGAGCCACCGCCTCGCGGAGCGCACCTCCAACCTGGAGCGGATCCGGCGCCAGCTCGCGGCCTGGCGCACGCTGCGGCCCGCGGTGCGGGGGTCGCTGCCGGTCGACGATGTCGGCGAGGTGGTGCTCGAAGGCGTCGGCTACACCTACCCGGGAGCCAGCCGGCCGGCGCTGCGGGAGGTCGACCTTCGCATCGGCCGCCACGAGCAGGTCGGGATCATCGGCCGCACCGGGGCGGGCAAGACCACCCTCGCCGGCCTGCTCCTCGGCGTCCTCGAAGCCGGCACCGGCCGCCTCGAGGTCGACGGGGTGCCCCTCGGCGACCTCAACCCAGTGTCGTGGCGGCGCCTCACGGCGTGGGTGCCCCAGGACCCCCAGCTGCTCACCGGCACCATCGCCGAGAACATCCGCTTCCTCCGCCACGAGCTGGACGACGCTGCTGTGCTCGACGCCGCCGAGCACGCCGGCCTGACGCCCGAGCTGGCGGCGTGGCCCGACGGCATCGGCCACCACGCCGGCCCTGGGGGCTCGTCGTTGTCGGGGGGGCAGCGCCAGCGGGTGGCGCTGGCCCGGGCCCTGGCCGGCAGCCCTCGCCTCCTGGTGCTCGACGAGCCGACCAGCGCCCTCGACGCCCACACCGAAGCTGCCGTGCGCCAGGCGCTCGCAGCGCTGCGAGCGACCACCACGGTGGTGGTGATCGCCCACCGGCTCTCCACCCTCGACGCCTGCGACCGGGTGGTCGTCCTCGACGAAGGGGCGCTCGTGGCTTCGGGCCCGGCCGCCGAGCTGGCCCAGACGAGCGCCTACTACCGGGAGGTGGTGGCCCTCTCCACCATCCGCTGA
- a CDS encoding cupredoxin domain-containing protein yields the protein MRSLLRRFILVGVLVLVLGACGSDSTDVAQTGTATSEDTPTTTTATTVDDGSGSDTTTNTSSPDTASEGADEMTVVEVEMQDFGYEPSELMVRAGEPVRFVFTNTGKVEHEAMIATARQQEELASGGHGDHHHGEGDGEIPSITLAPGESGTLEVTFDEPGELLLGCHLPGHWEAGMRSSLTVT from the coding sequence ATGCGCTCGCTTCTCCGCCGTTTCATCCTCGTCGGAGTCCTTGTCCTCGTGCTGGGGGCCTGTGGCTCCGACAGCACCGACGTCGCCCAGACCGGGACCGCCACCTCCGAGGACACCCCGACCACGACGACCGCCACGACCGTCGACGATGGCTCCGGCTCGGACACCACCACGAATACCTCCTCCCCCGACACCGCCAGCGAGGGCGCTGACGAGATGACCGTCGTCGAAGTCGAGATGCAGGACTTCGGCTACGAACCTTCCGAGCTCATGGTCCGGGCCGGCGAGCCGGTGCGCTTCGTCTTCACGAACACCGGCAAGGTCGAGCACGAAGCGATGATCGCCACTGCCCGCCAACAAGAGGAGCTGGCCAGCGGCGGCCACGGCGACCATCACCACGGCGAAGGAGACGGTGAGATACCCAGCATCACCCTGGCACCGGGCGAGTCGGGCACGCTCGAAGTCACCTTCGACGAGCCGGGCGAGCTGCTGCTTGGCTGCCATCTCCCGGGTCACTGGGAGGCCGGCATGAGGTCTTCGCTCACCGTCACCTGA
- a CDS encoding type II toxin-antitoxin system VapC family toxin, whose amino-acid sequence MTDIVLDASAGVELALRTPVGRQLRRRLPTGATTWVPEHYYAEATAVLRREELSGRLAPRRVQAALDRLLAVPAHRFAVKPLMPEAWRLRHNLTIADALYVVVAQHLGAELVTTDLRLANAPGLPVATREGVEFLEGEISTSLSVPNWWVRDGDGSDGGTLVGPFSPAGCCP is encoded by the coding sequence TTGACCGACATCGTCCTCGATGCTTCGGCTGGCGTCGAGCTCGCGCTCCGCACGCCAGTGGGCCGTCAGCTCCGCCGCCGGTTACCGACAGGCGCCACAACATGGGTGCCGGAGCACTACTACGCCGAAGCCACGGCGGTGCTTCGCCGCGAAGAGCTCAGCGGTCGACTCGCGCCGAGACGTGTTCAGGCGGCGCTCGACCGGCTGCTCGCCGTCCCTGCGCACAGGTTCGCGGTCAAGCCGCTCATGCCTGAGGCCTGGCGGCTGAGGCACAACCTGACGATCGCGGACGCCCTGTACGTGGTCGTCGCACAACATCTCGGCGCAGAGCTCGTCACCACCGACCTGAGGCTGGCGAACGCACCCGGGCTGCCGGTGGCGACGAGAGAGGGCGTCGAGTTCCTCGAAGGCGAGATCTCCACGTCGCTCTCCGTTCCGAACTGGTGGGTGAGAGACGGTGACGGCTCCGATGGAGGCACCCTCGTAGGCCCGTTCTCACCGGCCGGATGCTGCCCATAA